The following is a genomic window from Paenibacillus sp..
GCAGGCGACATCCACACTGTCACCGTTCATATCAAAAATTTGCGAGGGAAGCTCGTCGATCAGAATCGTTACATAAAAACGATATGGGGTTCCGGTTATAAGTTTACGGGTGAGAAGGATTAAACGGGGAAACAGCGTTCAGTCGAAAGGGAGAATCAGGTGGAACACGTAGTAGCGAATGCCGAACGATGGGCAAAGGAAAAATTGGGCGGAGACAGCAGCGGTCACGATTGGTGGCATATCGAGCGCGTTCGCAACATGGCGCTGCGGCTCGCGAACGAAACGGGAGCGGACGCTTTCGTTTGCGAGATGGCGGCGCTGTTGCACGATTTGGCGGACGAGAAGCTGTTCGGGGACGAGCAGCAAGGACTCCGCGACATTCGGGTGTGGTTGGAGGCGCAGGACGTGCCGCCCGTTACGGCCGACCATATCGTGGCCATAATCGCGAATTTGTCGTTCAAAGGCGGCGGGCGTTCCGGGATGCCGACGCTGGAAGGCCGCGTCGTGCAGGATGCGGATCGACTGGATGCGCTCGGAGCGGTCGGGATCGCCCGCACGTTCGCATACTCGGGTTGGAAGGGGCAGCCGATGCACGATCCGACGCTGCCGCCCCGAACGTCCATGACCGCCGAAGAATACCGCTCGGGGAAGAGCACGGCGGTCAACCATTTCTACGAAAAACTGCTGAAGTTGAAGTCGCTTATGAATACGGAGGAAGCGCGGGCGATCGCGGAGGAGCGTCATCGCTATATGGAAAGCTTCCTCGAACGGTTCGAAGCGGAGTGGAACGGACAAGACGCGCAATAATCCGAAGGCCTTCCGTCTGTCGGCACCGACGGGGGGCCTTTTGCGTGCCGCGAAACCGGTCAAGTGGAAATTGTTTGCGCGAGATGTTATGTTATGGGGGAGATTTCGCGCCGAAAGGGGTAATTTACATACATGAAGGCAAGTACGATGACGACCCAAACCGAGGTGGCGGACCGCGCCGTTTTAGTCAGCCTCGTCACCGGAGAAGAGAGCGACGAACTTAGCCGATATTCTCTGGAAGAGCTGGTGCGTCTGGCCGAAACCGCTGGCGTGGAAGT
Proteins encoded in this region:
- a CDS encoding HD domain-containing protein, with the protein product MEHVVANAERWAKEKLGGDSSGHDWWHIERVRNMALRLANETGADAFVCEMAALLHDLADEKLFGDEQQGLRDIRVWLEAQDVPPVTADHIVAIIANLSFKGGGRSGMPTLEGRVVQDADRLDALGAVGIARTFAYSGWKGQPMHDPTLPPRTSMTAEEYRSGKSTAVNHFYEKLLKLKSLMNTEEARAIAEERHRYMESFLERFEAEWNGQDAQ